From Acidovorax sp. 1608163:
CGGGCACCATCGTGCTGCTGCACGCTTGCTGCCACAACCCCACCGGCTACGACATCACCGCCGCCCAATGGGAGCAAGTGATTGCCGTGGTGAAGGAACGCAACCTCACTGCCTTCCTGGACATGGCCTACCAAGGCTTTGGCTACGGCATCGCTGAAGACGGTGCTGTGATCGCCAAGTTTGTGGCCGCTGGCCTGAACATCTTTGTGTCCACCAGCTTCTCCAAGAGCTTCAGCCTGTACGGCGAGCGCGTGGGTGCCCTGAGCGTGGTCGGCAGCACCAAGGAAGAAACCGACCGCGTGCTTAGCCAGCTCAAGATCGCCATCCGCACCAACTACTCCAACCCACCCACCCACGGTGGCGCCATCGTGGCTGCCGTGCTGGGCAACCCTGAGTTGCGCACACTGTGGGAAAAAGAACTGGGCGAGATGCGGGTGCGCATCAAGGCCATGCGCCAAAAGCTGGTCGATGGCCTGAAGGCCGCTGGCGTGGCCAAGGACATGTCCTTCATCACCACCCAGATCGGCATGTTCAGCTACTCCGGCCTGTCCAAGGACCAGATGGTGCGCCTGCGCAGCGAGTTCGGCGTGTACGGCACCGACACGGGCCGCATGTGCGTGGCTGCGCTCAACAGCAAGAACATCGACTACGTCTGCCAAGCCATTGCCAAGGTCATCTGATCTGACTGAAGAAGCGGCGCTGCGGCGCCGATTCACGAGCGAAGCGCTCCAGAACCCGTACAACGCGGCCATTCTGGAGCGTTTGCCGCTTCTGGGCCTGCCGGATGCCTGGCTGGTGGCCGGCTGCCTCTTTCAGACCGCGTGGAACCTGGACAGCGGCTTTGCACCCACGGCGCATATCAAGGACTACGACCTGTTTTTCTTTGATGCGTCAGATATGTCTGAAGCGGCAGAGCAGCAGGTGCAAGCCCGTGTCACCGCCCTCTTTGCCGATCTGCCGATCACCGTGGAGGCCAAGAACCAGGCCCGCGTGCACCTTTGGTACGAACAGTGGTTTGGCTACCCCTACGAAGCGTTGCAGTCCGCCAGCCAGGGGATTGAGCGGTTTCTGGTGCCCTGCACCTGCGTAGGCTTGCAACCTGCAGCTCGGGCCGCAGTA
This genomic window contains:
- a CDS encoding amino acid aminotransferase; this encodes MSLFTAVEMAPRDPILGLNEQFNADTNPNKVNLGVGVYFDDNGKLPLLQCVQAAEKAMMDKPTARGYLPIDGIAAYDAAVKGLVFGAESDVVKSGRVATVQAIGGTGGLKIGADFLKKISPNATVLISDPSWENHRALFTNAGFPVDTYPYFDQSANGGLGGINFEGMLAKLKAAAAGTIVLLHACCHNPTGYDITAAQWEQVIAVVKERNLTAFLDMAYQGFGYGIAEDGAVIAKFVAAGLNIFVSTSFSKSFSLYGERVGALSVVGSTKEETDRVLSQLKIAIRTNYSNPPTHGGAIVAAVLGNPELRTLWEKELGEMRVRIKAMRQKLVDGLKAAGVAKDMSFITTQIGMFSYSGLSKDQMVRLRSEFGVYGTDTGRMCVAALNSKNIDYVCQAIAKVI
- a CDS encoding nucleotidyltransferase family protein, whose protein sequence is MPRSSDLTEEAALRRRFTSEALQNPYNAAILERLPLLGLPDAWLVAGCLFQTAWNLDSGFAPTAHIKDYDLFFFDASDMSEAAEQQVQARVTALFADLPITVEAKNQARVHLWYEQWFGYPYEALQSASQGIERFLVPCTCVGLQPAARAAVPNLYAPYGLQELYRGILRPNPQCPHLPLFKAKAQSYRERWTWLDIQEMVNQ